In the genome of Streptomyces sp. NBC_00190, one region contains:
- the nadC gene encoding carboxylating nicotinate-nucleotide diphosphorylase — protein sequence MSTPELPLIDQNDGGCGDDCACGDGEESGLDPALAQLLADAGLDPIEVEDIAHMALSEDLDGGVDVTTVATVPEDAEAVADFVAREDGVVSGLRIAEAVFSVVCTEAFEVERHAEDGDQVTAGQLLLSVRSRTRDLLTAERSALNIMCRLSGIATATRRWADVLEGTGAKVRDTRKTTPGLRALEKYAVRCGGGVNHRMSLSDAALVKDNHVVAAGGVAQAFKAVREAFPEVPIEVEVDTLEQIGEVLEAGADLILLDNFTVAQTAEAVALVAGRAVLESSGRLTLDTARAYAETGVDYLAVGGLTHSSPILDIGLDLREAV from the coding sequence GTGAGCACCCCCGAACTTCCCCTGATCGACCAGAACGACGGCGGCTGCGGCGACGACTGCGCCTGCGGTGACGGCGAGGAGAGCGGCCTCGACCCGGCGCTGGCCCAGCTGCTCGCGGACGCGGGCCTGGACCCCATCGAGGTCGAGGACATCGCGCACATGGCGCTCTCCGAGGACCTGGACGGCGGCGTCGACGTCACCACCGTCGCCACGGTGCCCGAGGACGCGGAGGCGGTGGCCGACTTCGTCGCGCGCGAGGACGGCGTCGTGTCCGGTCTGCGCATCGCCGAGGCCGTGTTCTCCGTGGTCTGCACGGAGGCCTTCGAGGTGGAGCGGCACGCGGAGGACGGCGACCAGGTCACGGCCGGGCAGCTGCTGCTGTCCGTACGCTCGCGCACCCGCGACCTGCTCACGGCGGAGCGCAGCGCGCTGAACATCATGTGCCGGCTGTCGGGCATCGCGACGGCCACCCGCCGCTGGGCGGACGTGCTGGAGGGCACCGGGGCGAAGGTCCGCGACACCCGCAAGACCACGCCGGGCCTGCGCGCGCTGGAGAAGTACGCGGTGCGCTGCGGCGGCGGCGTCAACCACCGCATGTCGCTGTCCGACGCGGCGCTGGTCAAGGACAACCACGTGGTGGCGGCGGGCGGGGTCGCGCAGGCCTTCAAGGCCGTCCGGGAGGCCTTCCCGGAGGTCCCGATCGAGGTCGAGGTCGACACCCTGGAGCAGATCGGCGAGGTCCTGGAAGCGGGCGCCGACCTGATCCTGCTGGACAACTTCACGGTCGCGCAGACCGCCGAGGCCGTGGCGCTGGTGGCCGGCCGCGCGGTGCTGGAGTCCTCGGGCCGCCTGACCCTGGACACCGCCCGGGCGTACGCGGAGACCGGCGTGGACTACCTGGCCGTCGGCGGGCTGACCCACTCCTCGCCGATCCTGGACATCGGCCTCGATCTGCGCGAGGCGGTGTAA
- a CDS encoding type III pantothenate kinase: MLLTIDVGNTHTVLGLFDGDEIVEHWRISTDPRRTADELAVLMQGLMGMHPMLGSELGDGIHGIAICSTVPAVLHELREVTRRYYGDVPAVIVEPGTKTGVPILMDNPKEVGADRIVNAVAVVELYGGPAIVVDLGTATTFDAVSAKGEYVGGVISPGIEISMEALGIRGAQLRKIELARPRNVVGKSTVEAMQSGVVYGFAGQVDGIVTRMAKELAGPNGDPDDVRVIATGGLAPIVLGESSVIDDHEPWLTLIGLRLVYERNAPNFE, translated from the coding sequence GTGCTCCTCACCATCGACGTCGGCAACACCCACACGGTCCTGGGCCTGTTCGACGGTGACGAGATCGTCGAGCACTGGCGCATCTCGACCGACCCGCGGCGCACGGCCGACGAGCTGGCCGTGCTCATGCAGGGTCTGATGGGCATGCACCCGATGCTCGGCAGCGAGCTGGGCGACGGCATCCACGGCATCGCGATCTGCTCGACGGTGCCGGCGGTCCTGCACGAGCTCCGCGAGGTCACCCGCCGCTACTACGGCGACGTGCCGGCGGTGATCGTGGAGCCCGGCACCAAGACGGGCGTGCCGATCCTCATGGACAATCCGAAGGAGGTCGGCGCGGACCGCATCGTCAACGCGGTCGCGGTGGTCGAGCTCTACGGGGGCCCGGCGATCGTGGTCGACCTCGGTACGGCGACCACCTTCGACGCGGTGTCCGCGAAGGGCGAGTACGTGGGCGGGGTGATCTCCCCGGGCATCGAGATCTCGATGGAGGCTCTGGGAATCCGCGGCGCCCAGCTCCGCAAGATCGAACTGGCCCGGCCGCGCAACGTGGTCGGCAAGTCCACGGTCGAGGCGATGCAGTCGGGCGTGGTGTACGGCTTCGCGGGGCAGGTCGACGGGATCGTCACCCGGATGGCCAAGGAGCTGGCGGGCCCGAACGGCGACCCGGACGACGTCCGCGTCATCGCCACCGGCGGGCTGGCGCCGATCGTGCTCGGCGAGTCCTCGGTGATCGACGACCACGAGCCGTGGCTGACGCTGATCGGGCTGCGGCTGGTCTACGAGCGCAACGCGCCCAACTTCGAGTAG